AAAGCCTTGGAGTCAAACCAATTGGTAGAAGAAGGTTTAGACTTACAGACAATAGAATTGTTGAACGTGATATAGGTGTTATAGGCATTCAAATTGGGGATAGATGGTCCTATACACCAGTTGTCTTTGGGGATGAAGGAGTCTACATACTCGGAGCTGTAACCCTCGAAGAACTTGGGCTTGAAGTAGACCCTGTGAAAGGAGTCCTGAAGCCTGCTGAACTCCTTCTATTTTAGCTCTAAGTATATAAACCTTGAACGCTTTGGATATGTAGATCAGATT
Above is a genomic segment from Ignisphaera aggregans DSM 17230 containing:
- a CDS encoding conserved hypothetical protein (KEGG: pas:Pars_0068 hypothetical protein~SPTR: A4WH16 Putative uncharacterized protein), whose product is MGFLRIKARIWNVEDLSRATEVELLADTGAIYTVLPSSLLKSLGVKPIGRRRFRLTDNRIVERDIGVIGIQIGDRWSYTPVVFGDEGVYILGAVTLEELGLEVDPVKGVLKPAELLLF